One Sphingobium sp. Z007 genomic region harbors:
- a CDS encoding IS66 family transposase, translating into MLLEMANVMEQERAELTAAQATVKAQTLRIEKLEHRVARLLRVQFGRSSEKMDIAQLRLMFEEVEAPEPANDEVPAPPVAKSARKPGGRVPLPAHFPRQTIDHQPSPCSGGCNGPSVQIDEAVTEVLDYVPARFRVIRHVRPRLVCRSCEQIRQAPAVDLPLPKVMASSALLAHLIVNRFVDHQPWHRQSVIFRRVGLHIDRDVMSRWARKLAWLLAPLGERLFAYIREAAKIHGDDTPVTLLGNGDGSRTGHFWVYLRDDRSSGDMSPPAVVFRFSAGRGGAHPAEHLADYRGYLQADGFAGYNALYRDPRTKAPKDIVEVGCWSHARRKFTDILEKSPSPIAAEAVVRIAELFAARRLTGCERSDNQGVFRIFGAS; encoded by the coding sequence ATGCTGCTGGAGATGGCCAATGTCATGGAGCAGGAACGGGCCGAACTGACGGCGGCGCAAGCCACGGTCAAAGCCCAGACCTTGCGGATCGAAAAGCTCGAGCATCGTGTCGCGCGGCTGCTGCGCGTCCAGTTCGGCCGCAGCTCCGAGAAAATGGATATCGCCCAGCTGCGGCTGATGTTCGAGGAGGTCGAGGCACCGGAACCCGCCAACGATGAGGTGCCGGCGCCGCCTGTGGCGAAATCGGCTCGCAAACCCGGCGGCCGCGTTCCGCTTCCTGCGCACTTCCCGCGTCAGACAATCGATCATCAGCCCAGCCCGTGCAGTGGCGGTTGTAACGGACCCTCAGTCCAGATCGACGAGGCCGTCACTGAGGTTCTCGATTATGTCCCGGCGCGCTTCCGCGTCATCCGCCATGTCCGGCCCAGGCTGGTGTGCCGGTCCTGCGAGCAAATCCGCCAGGCGCCCGCTGTCGATCTGCCCCTGCCCAAGGTGATGGCGAGCAGCGCCTTGCTGGCTCACCTTATCGTCAATCGCTTTGTCGATCATCAGCCCTGGCACCGGCAGTCGGTGATCTTCCGACGGGTGGGGCTTCATATCGATCGGGATGTGATGAGCCGTTGGGCACGGAAACTGGCATGGCTGCTCGCGCCACTGGGCGAGCGACTGTTCGCCTATATCCGGGAAGCCGCCAAGATCCACGGTGACGACACGCCGGTCACCTTGCTGGGCAATGGCGACGGCAGTCGGACCGGGCACTTCTGGGTATATCTGCGTGATGACCGCTCCAGCGGCGACATGAGCCCGCCTGCCGTGGTCTTCCGCTTCAGCGCCGGTCGTGGCGGAGCGCATCCGGCAGAACATCTCGCCGACTATCGGGGGTATCTACAGGCAGACGGCTTTGCCGGGTACAATGCGCTTTACCGCGACCCCAGGACCAAGGCGCCCAAGGATATCGTCGAAGTGGGATGCTGGAGCCACGCACGCCGGAAATTTACCGACATCCTGGAGAAAAGTCCGTCACCGATTGCGGCAGAGGCGGTCGTGCGGATCGCCGAGCTCTTCGCTGCGCGGCGACTGACAGGATGCGAGCGTAGCGACAATCAAGGGGTCTTCCGCATCTTTGGTGCAAGTTGA
- a CDS encoding alpha/beta fold hydrolase, with the protein MTGKNCKIDGAAGISLAAEVKGECRAMPVLLAHGAGQTRRAWKRVVQDLVEAGFRAIAIDMRGHGDSDWSSAGAYDVRDFAADLVAVASGMDRKPALVGASLGGLAGMIAEGDLAPGSFASLTLVDIAPRIEPGGVMRVVSFMQEHVETGFSSPEEAAQVIARYMPHRRKRRAGDGLRHYLRQKEDGRYYWHWDPAFIRNMVAAHCCDTAHQEQQVNILYKAAANLTLPLHLIRGGSSDLVSEGAVEHLRELAPHAEYTDIIDATHMVAGDANDAFSAAILGFLGRQSSF; encoded by the coding sequence ATGACCGGGAAGAACTGCAAAATCGATGGAGCCGCTGGTATCAGCCTGGCTGCTGAAGTGAAGGGCGAATGCAGGGCGATGCCCGTCTTGCTTGCCCACGGGGCGGGTCAGACTCGCCGCGCCTGGAAGCGGGTAGTGCAAGATCTGGTCGAGGCGGGGTTTCGCGCTATCGCTATAGACATGCGTGGGCATGGCGACAGCGACTGGTCGAGCGCAGGCGCGTATGACGTGCGCGACTTTGCGGCCGATCTCGTCGCGGTAGCATCAGGAATGGATCGCAAACCGGCTCTGGTAGGCGCCTCCCTCGGCGGCCTTGCCGGAATGATAGCAGAAGGAGACCTCGCCCCAGGCAGCTTCGCATCGCTCACTCTTGTAGATATAGCCCCGCGTATCGAGCCGGGCGGCGTGATGCGGGTGGTCAGCTTCATGCAAGAACATGTCGAGACTGGCTTTTCGTCTCCGGAAGAAGCTGCACAAGTCATTGCGCGCTACATGCCACATCGTCGCAAGCGCAGAGCGGGCGATGGCCTACGGCACTATCTCCGGCAGAAAGAGGATGGCCGCTATTACTGGCACTGGGATCCAGCATTTATTCGCAATATGGTGGCTGCACATTGCTGCGACACCGCGCATCAGGAGCAGCAAGTCAATATATTATACAAGGCTGCCGCTAATTTGACGCTACCGCTGCATCTGATCAGGGGCGGATCCAGTGATCTTGTCTCGGAAGGCGCTGTCGAACATCTGCGCGAACTGGCACCGCATGCTGAATATACCGACATTATCGATGCCACGCATATGGTCGCAGGCGATGCAAACGACGCCTTTTCTGCCGCAATTCTCGGCTTTTTAGGGCGCCAGTCCAGCTTCTAG
- a CDS encoding plasmid pRiA4b ORF-3 family protein: MSNGTVVRMKITLDDVTPAVSRTLEVPLNIRLDRLHTVIQTAFSWTDSHLWEMSFGQTGFGIPDPEYGFDGPLDARKATLAQVLADTRRKTFRYLYDFGDAWEHSVKIERISPASPHLTYPLICSATITVSGRRQF, translated from the coding sequence GTGAGCAACGGCACTGTCGTGCGGATGAAGATTACGCTGGACGATGTCACGCCGGCCGTCAGCCGAACGCTGGAGGTGCCCCTCAATATCCGGCTCGACCGTCTGCACACCGTCATCCAGACCGCCTTCTCGTGGACGGACTCTCACCTGTGGGAAATGAGCTTCGGGCAGACCGGCTTTGGCATCCCTGATCCCGAATATGGCTTCGACGGACCTCTTGACGCCCGTAAGGCCACTCTCGCCCAGGTCCTGGCGGATACGAGGCGCAAGACCTTCCGATATCTCTACGACTTTGGCGATGCCTGGGAGCATAGCGTCAAGATCGAGCGCATCAGCCCGGCCAGCCCGCACCTGACATATCCGCTCATCTGTAGCGCGACGATTACGGTGTCCGGTCGGCGTCAATTTTGA
- a CDS encoding transposase, whose protein sequence is MERDIKGAPPDERRRIRQIKAVPKLEALRVWLETQNRGLSSDSNLARACRYPLNRWQAMVRYCDDGRLEISNNLVENALRGVALGRRNWMFVGSMKGGEAAALFYALAGTCRLNGVEPEAWFTDVIERIGDHPINRIDDFLPWKWQASRLTNDLEKAA, encoded by the coding sequence ATCGAGCGCGATATCAAGGGTGCGCCACCTGATGAGCGAAGACGCATCCGCCAGATCAAGGCGGTGCCGAAGCTGGAGGCATTGCGCGTCTGGCTCGAAACCCAGAACCGAGGCCTGTCGTCTGACAGCAATCTGGCGCGTGCGTGTCGCTATCCGCTCAATCGCTGGCAGGCTATGGTCCGCTACTGTGATGACGGTCGGCTCGAGATCAGCAACAATCTGGTGGAAAATGCCCTGCGCGGGGTCGCGCTCGGGCGCCGGAACTGGATGTTCGTCGGCTCCATGAAGGGGGGAGAAGCCGCCGCGCTCTTCTACGCCCTGGCCGGTACATGTCGGCTCAACGGCGTCGAGCCCGAGGCATGGTTCACCGACGTCATCGAACGCATCGGTGATCACCCGATCAATCGGATCGATGACTTTTTGCCGTGGAAATGGCAGGCATCGAGGCTGACCAACGATCTGGAGAAGGCTGCGTGA
- a CDS encoding recombinase family protein, whose protein sequence is MLRDYAVDERISTTQQAKLAYVYVRQSSVGQIRHHQESTALQYRLVDRALGLGWPRERVEIIDDDLGKSGAEAQHRYGFQRLIAEVGLGHAGLVLSYDASRLARNNSDWHQLLQLCSMFSVLIADSEQIYDPGLYHDRLLLGLSGIMSEAELHQIRMRLHTGERQKAARGELRIPLPAGLIYAPAGGIMLNPDAQVQERIRLVFDSFMRLGSAKAVVRYLRQADLALPVRPLKGPAPHEIAWRDATDARVRNILKNPVYAGAYVYGRRCAAPEKRSEGAKNPTRAVPREQWEVCIQNAHPAYISWETHMAISDKLTDNVGNFKAGHRGMPRKGKALLQGIAMCGSCGRRMALNYSGPDSNHPVYRCRSERATCVGQYCQEVRAPRVEAEVERQFLAALTPDQLAIALAALDAIDADVHGLERQWTLKRERAEYECERARRQYDAVEPENRLVARSSKASGKASCVRSKRSSRTIGGGRRSKPLR, encoded by the coding sequence ATGTTGAGAGATTATGCCGTAGATGAACGGATAAGCACCACGCAGCAGGCCAAGCTGGCCTATGTCTATGTCCGTCAGTCGAGCGTCGGCCAGATCCGCCATCACCAGGAAAGCACGGCGCTTCAGTATCGGCTTGTCGACCGCGCGCTTGGCCTTGGCTGGCCGCGCGAACGGGTCGAGATCATCGACGACGATCTTGGGAAATCCGGTGCGGAGGCTCAGCACCGATACGGCTTCCAACGCCTGATCGCTGAAGTTGGCTTAGGTCACGCCGGTCTCGTTCTGAGCTACGACGCGTCGCGCCTCGCACGCAACAACAGTGACTGGCATCAACTGCTTCAGCTCTGCTCGATGTTCAGCGTTCTCATCGCTGACAGCGAACAAATATATGATCCCGGACTTTACCATGATCGGCTTTTGTTGGGTCTCTCGGGGATCATGAGCGAGGCTGAGCTGCATCAGATCCGCATGCGCCTGCACACGGGGGAACGGCAGAAGGCGGCGCGCGGCGAACTGCGTATCCCGCTTCCGGCAGGGCTAATCTACGCGCCCGCCGGAGGGATCATGCTCAATCCCGACGCCCAGGTTCAGGAGCGCATCAGACTTGTGTTCGACAGCTTCATGCGCCTGGGAAGCGCAAAGGCGGTAGTGCGCTATCTGCGCCAGGCCGATCTTGCCCTGCCGGTCAGGCCGTTGAAGGGACCGGCGCCACACGAAATAGCCTGGCGCGATGCAACCGATGCGCGTGTGCGCAATATCCTGAAAAACCCTGTCTATGCGGGAGCCTATGTCTACGGACGCCGGTGTGCTGCGCCCGAAAAGCGAAGCGAGGGGGCCAAGAACCCGACGCGCGCTGTTCCGCGCGAACAGTGGGAAGTCTGCATCCAGAATGCTCATCCAGCGTATATCAGTTGGGAGACGCATATGGCGATCAGCGACAAGCTCACGGACAATGTCGGCAACTTCAAAGCCGGGCATCGTGGCATGCCTCGGAAGGGAAAGGCGCTGCTGCAGGGTATAGCGATGTGTGGCAGTTGCGGACGGCGCATGGCACTCAACTACTCTGGCCCTGACAGCAACCATCCGGTATATCGGTGCCGTTCCGAACGAGCGACCTGCGTCGGTCAATATTGCCAAGAGGTGCGTGCGCCGCGGGTTGAGGCTGAGGTCGAACGGCAGTTCCTTGCAGCGCTCACCCCTGACCAACTCGCCATCGCGTTGGCCGCGCTCGACGCCATCGACGCGGACGTCCATGGACTCGAACGGCAATGGACACTCAAGCGCGAACGCGCCGAATATGAATGCGAGCGTGCCCGGCGCCAATATGACGCGGTCGAGCCGGAAAACCGCCTCGTTGCCCGTTCCTCGAAAGCATCTGGGAAAGCAAGCTGCGTGAGGTCGAAAAGGTCGAGCAGGACTATCGGCGGTGGAAGACGGAGCAAACCGTTGCGTTGA
- a CDS encoding tyrosine-type recombinase/integrase, with translation MTMLAPPLTAFLREHLPRERRASIHTCDAYAYSFQLLVAFAACRLRKRPCLLQIEDLDVPTILAFLEHVEQNRGNKARSRNARLAAVKSFFRYLEHREPAVLDQALRVHAIPMKKVDETLVSSLTRLEVQALLDTPDRRTAFGIRDRAMLHLAFAGGLRVSELVGLDIKQFDGRSPASIHVMGKGRRERVLPLWQETVAAIRAWIAVRPVGGDTALFLNNAGRTMTRSGFEYILAKHAVEASHRVPSLATKTISPHVLRHSCAMHMLQATRDIRKVALWLGHATLQSTEIYLRADPAEKLEMLGALAPLGIKPGKFRPPDKLILMLGSR, from the coding sequence ATGACGATGCTCGCGCCCCCACTGACGGCCTTCCTGCGCGAGCACCTGCCGCGCGAACGGCGCGCCAGCATCCACACCTGCGATGCCTATGCTTACAGTTTCCAGTTGTTGGTGGCATTTGCCGCCTGCCGACTGCGCAAGCGACCCTGCCTGCTTCAGATCGAGGATCTTGATGTCCCAACGATTCTGGCCTTTCTCGAGCACGTCGAACAGAACCGCGGCAACAAGGCCCGCTCTCGCAACGCACGACTGGCGGCAGTTAAGTCGTTCTTCCGATATCTTGAGCACCGCGAACCAGCTGTTCTCGACCAGGCTCTTCGCGTTCACGCCATCCCGATGAAGAAGGTGGACGAGACACTCGTCTCGTCACTGACGCGGCTTGAGGTGCAGGCGTTGCTCGATACTCCCGATCGACGAACCGCCTTTGGCATACGCGATCGCGCCATGCTGCATCTGGCATTCGCCGGCGGATTGCGCGTTTCCGAGCTTGTCGGCCTCGATATAAAGCAGTTCGACGGGCGGTCCCCGGCCAGCATTCATGTCATGGGCAAAGGCCGACGAGAACGCGTGCTGCCACTTTGGCAGGAGACGGTAGCCGCCATTCGCGCCTGGATCGCCGTTAGGCCCGTCGGTGGCGACACCGCGCTGTTCTTGAACAACGCCGGTCGGACGATGACCCGCTCGGGGTTCGAGTATATCCTCGCTAAGCATGCGGTCGAGGCATCGCATCGCGTCCCATCGCTTGCTACCAAGACAATATCGCCGCACGTTCTGCGGCATAGCTGCGCCATGCACATGCTTCAGGCGACGCGGGATATCCGCAAGGTAGCGCTTTGGCTTGGCCACGCCACACTCCAGAGCACCGAAATCTATCTTCGGGCCGATCCAGCCGAAAAACTCGAGATGCTCGGTGCCCTTGCGCCTCTCGGTATCAAGCCCGGCAAGTTCCGGCCGCCTGATAAGCTGATTCTGATGCTTGGCTCGCGCTAG
- the tnpB gene encoding IS66 family insertion sequence element accessory protein TnpB (TnpB, as the term is used for proteins encoded by IS66 family insertion elements, is considered an accessory protein, since TnpC, encoded by a neighboring gene, is a DDE family transposase.), with amino-acid sequence MLCGAPHKRKGFDGLSAQVRNILQLDPFSGAVFLFRGKRGDRLKALVWDGSGLCLYAKRLERGKFVWPRAHEGALRLSAAQLAMLLEGLNWKQAIVHDEVITPSLA; translated from the coding sequence CTGTTATGTGGAGCTCCACATAAGCGCAAGGGGTTTGACGGACTGTCAGCGCAGGTGCGCAATATTCTTCAGCTCGATCCCTTCTCGGGGGCGGTGTTCCTGTTCCGCGGGAAGAGGGGCGACAGGCTGAAGGCCTTGGTCTGGGACGGCTCAGGGCTATGCCTGTATGCGAAGCGTCTTGAGCGCGGAAAGTTTGTTTGGCCACGTGCCCATGAGGGTGCGCTGCGGCTGTCGGCAGCCCAGCTTGCGATGTTGCTCGAAGGCCTGAACTGGAAGCAGGCGATCGTCCACGACGAGGTCATCACGCCGAGCCTCGCATAG
- a CDS encoding class I SAM-dependent methyltransferase has translation MTTKNLTGMLAKKMPRETGTARTKGETLFQLFFALIQWPWLLKSLYGGNKAEKNAVLERINLEQDALPHLGSWKADTYLLHRIVDEIEVRQPKNVVELGSGVTSLVIAKALSLHGGGHLYSYDQYEPFVEQMGIWLAEHHLSASFSHAPLNFRDQAWPGLWYALHDLPQTIDLLVIDGPPWSIHPFTRGMAERLFERIAPGGLIMLDDAARPGERYVARRWRKTWRDFEFKFEGTGAKGLLTGRRIDRSDNRQK, from the coding sequence TTGACGACCAAAAATCTGACCGGCATGCTGGCCAAAAAGATGCCGCGGGAAACAGGCACCGCGCGCACAAAGGGCGAAACCCTGTTCCAGCTATTCTTTGCGCTCATCCAATGGCCTTGGCTGTTGAAAAGCCTTTATGGGGGAAACAAAGCTGAAAAAAATGCTGTTCTTGAGCGTATAAACCTTGAACAGGACGCCTTGCCTCATCTTGGCAGCTGGAAAGCAGACACTTACCTTCTTCACAGGATTGTTGATGAGATTGAAGTCCGACAACCGAAAAATGTTGTGGAACTAGGTTCCGGAGTAACTTCGCTGGTTATCGCCAAAGCATTGTCGCTTCACGGTGGCGGGCATTTATACAGCTACGATCAGTATGAACCGTTCGTTGAGCAGATGGGCATTTGGCTCGCTGAGCACCACCTGTCGGCAAGTTTCAGCCATGCTCCGCTGAACTTTCGGGACCAGGCCTGGCCTGGATTATGGTATGCCTTGCACGACCTTCCACAGACAATTGATCTGCTTGTCATAGATGGACCGCCTTGGTCAATTCATCCCTTTACCCGAGGAATGGCGGAACGCCTTTTCGAACGTATCGCACCGGGAGGCCTTATCATGCTCGATGATGCAGCAAGACCGGGAGAAAGATACGTGGCGCGACGCTGGAGGAAAACCTGGAGAGACTTCGAGTTCAAGTTCGAAGGCACGGGCGCCAAAGGCCTGCTAACGGGACGGAGGATCGACAGATCGGATAATCGCCAAAAGTGA
- a CDS encoding transposase, whose protein sequence is MGQAPDQIDAEHTLFLDHLYAQAPQLREAADLAVQFVTLLGGNDVTALDKWLEQAAGSELGSFASGITRDIDAVRGAITTRWTTSPVEGQISRVKAIKRQMYGRANYQLLRQRVLLAA, encoded by the coding sequence ATGGGCCAGGCTCCCGATCAGATCGATGCCGAACATACGCTGTTCCTCGACCACCTGTATGCGCAAGCACCGCAACTTCGTGAGGCGGCCGACCTGGCTGTTCAGTTTGTCACGCTTCTTGGCGGCAACGACGTAACCGCGCTCGACAAATGGCTCGAACAGGCAGCGGGCAGTGAACTTGGCAGCTTTGCGAGCGGCATCACACGGGACATTGATGCAGTCAGGGGCGCGATCACGACCCGTTGGACGACGAGCCCGGTCGAAGGTCAGATCAGTAGAGTCAAAGCCATAAAGCGGCAGATGTACGGACGAGCAAACTACCAACTCCTGCGACAGCGAGTGTTGCTGGCCGCCTGA
- a CDS encoding tyrosine-type recombinase/integrase → MLSKLLADHTALQQALGFKFRTPGILLRNFVAYAEERGDRHIMQARVQEWALLAPSPEQRRNRLLAVRRFAIALHAEDPLNDVPPADLFGRAGHRRRTPFIYSQADIRRLIDGALSLGPIGSIRPRTYSTLFGLIAATGMRVSESISLRLVDVTDDGLIIAQTKFKKSRLLPLHSTTRRALDIYLAERLTAPTQSDALFISHQGTPLAYPTVITAFLQIARATGLRGEPGSRGARIHDLRHTFAVRSLERCAHDGQAVARHIIALSTYLGHAHVTDTYWYLQATPELMVHVAAAGESLHRGELA, encoded by the coding sequence ATGCTGAGCAAGCTCCTCGCCGATCACACTGCGCTCCAACAGGCCCTCGGCTTTAAGTTTCGAACACCGGGCATTCTTCTGCGCAACTTCGTCGCATATGCCGAGGAGCGGGGCGACCGCCATATCATGCAAGCGCGCGTACAGGAGTGGGCGCTTCTTGCGCCGTCTCCGGAGCAACGTCGGAACCGCCTGCTGGCGGTACGTCGTTTCGCGATCGCGCTGCATGCGGAAGATCCGCTCAACGACGTTCCACCCGCTGATCTTTTCGGGCGGGCGGGACATAGGCGGCGCACTCCCTTTATCTACAGCCAAGCTGATATCCGTCGTTTGATCGATGGCGCATTGTCGCTCGGACCGATTGGATCGATCAGGCCACGCACATACAGCACCCTGTTTGGACTGATCGCGGCAACCGGCATGCGCGTTTCGGAGTCGATCTCCCTTCGCCTTGTTGATGTCACCGATGACGGGCTGATCATTGCCCAGACCAAGTTCAAGAAGAGCAGGCTGTTACCTCTTCATTCTACGACGAGACGAGCCCTGGATATTTATTTGGCGGAGCGTCTGACGGCACCGACACAGAGCGACGCATTGTTCATTTCGCATCAGGGTACGCCGCTCGCCTATCCAACGGTGATAACGGCATTTCTGCAGATCGCCCGCGCGACTGGCTTACGTGGAGAGCCGGGATCACGAGGAGCGAGGATTCACGACCTTCGTCACACCTTCGCGGTTCGTTCCCTTGAGCGATGCGCACACGACGGACAAGCGGTTGCTCGCCATATCATCGCTCTCAGCACCTATCTTGGGCACGCCCACGTCACCGATACCTACTGGTATTTACAGGCAACGCCTGAGTTGATGGTGCACGTGGCGGCGGCCGGCGAGTCTCTGCATCGGGGAGAACTGGCATGA
- a CDS encoding transposase encodes MDSEQSNEPRMSGRGDGGALVQVERRRNWSDEEKLAILKETTVPGVVISAVARRHGIGTGQLYTWRKQLLRGAMAGFVPVELAASSPSAKAREAGRIEVRGRCGLTVSVDGEVDRAALKQVLDVLRELDH; translated from the coding sequence ATGGACAGTGAGCAGTCAAACGAGCCTCGTATGAGCGGTCGCGGGGATGGCGGAGCGCTTGTACAGGTGGAGCGGCGTCGGAACTGGAGCGACGAGGAGAAGCTGGCGATCCTGAAGGAGACGACGGTGCCGGGCGTTGTCATATCGGCCGTAGCGCGGCGGCATGGGATAGGCACGGGTCAGCTGTACACTTGGCGCAAGCAACTGCTCCGCGGAGCGATGGCAGGCTTCGTGCCTGTCGAACTGGCAGCATCATCGCCGTCGGCCAAAGCCCGAGAAGCTGGGCGGATCGAGGTTCGAGGGCGGTGCGGCCTGACGGTGTCGGTGGATGGCGAAGTTGATCGGGCCGCCCTGAAACAGGTGCTCGATGTCTTGCGGGAGCTGGATCATTGA
- a CDS encoding ISL3 family transposase gives MRPVQRSSSCPDCGRHSSGVHSHYQRHLADLPWHGRIVAMRLTARRFRCRTPDCKMQIFTERLPGVAAWRAQRSDRLAESQRAIALVAGGEPGSRLAHRLAMPVSGDTLLRMIRSAPVPGFVAPTIVGIDDWAWRRGQRYGTIICDLERNRVLDLLPDRNADSVADWLKRWPGIKIVARDRAGVYAHGARRGAPGAMQVADRWHLLSGLGEALRQAVSRHRSAVSAATKIMASAQGAQANPAPTSPGLTKLRADRKAGRRERWEEICQLDKLGHPTSSIAELVGVTQRTVQRWIAGGGEPEHVRPHIQSHLLGPFEEWLEARWRSGHQVGQQLWRELKELGYKGSRNTVAR, from the coding sequence GTGAGGCCAGTTCAGCGTTCCTCCTCGTGCCCCGATTGCGGACGGCACTCGAGCGGCGTGCATAGCCATTACCAGCGACATCTCGCCGATTTGCCTTGGCATGGACGGATTGTGGCGATGCGCCTGACGGCGCGACGCTTTCGCTGCAGGACGCCTGATTGCAAAATGCAGATATTTACGGAGCGATTGCCCGGGGTCGCCGCTTGGAGGGCGCAACGCTCCGATCGGCTCGCAGAGAGCCAGCGCGCTATAGCTCTTGTAGCGGGCGGCGAGCCAGGATCCCGCCTCGCCCATAGGTTGGCGATGCCGGTCAGCGGCGATACATTGCTGAGGATGATCCGGTCGGCGCCCGTGCCGGGTTTCGTTGCCCCCACGATCGTGGGCATCGACGATTGGGCGTGGCGGCGCGGACAGCGCTATGGAACAATCATCTGCGACCTGGAGCGAAATCGCGTTCTTGATCTGCTGCCCGATCGCAATGCAGATAGCGTGGCCGATTGGCTGAAGCGCTGGCCAGGGATCAAGATTGTCGCGCGTGATCGCGCTGGAGTTTACGCCCATGGAGCAAGGCGCGGGGCGCCAGGAGCCATGCAAGTGGCCGATCGCTGGCACCTGCTCAGTGGCCTGGGTGAGGCACTGCGCCAGGCAGTTAGTCGCCACCGAAGCGCGGTGTCCGCGGCAACGAAAATCATGGCATCCGCGCAGGGAGCGCAAGCCAACCCTGCACCGACATCCCCCGGTCTCACCAAGTTACGGGCCGATCGGAAGGCCGGTCGACGCGAACGCTGGGAGGAAATTTGCCAGCTCGACAAGCTGGGACATCCCACGTCGAGCATCGCCGAACTGGTCGGCGTAACTCAACGCACGGTCCAACGCTGGATAGCTGGCGGCGGCGAACCCGAGCATGTGCGTCCCCATATACAGTCCCATCTTCTGGGCCCTTTCGAAGAATGGCTCGAAGCCCGATGGCGTTCGGGACACCAGGTCGGCCAACAGCTGTGGCGGGAACTGAAAGAACTCGGCTACAAAGGGAGCCGGAACACCGTTGCACGATGA
- a CDS encoding tyrosine-type recombinase/integrase: MCEEDHCRWFLDPGSLAPWIDRFGAELADRRYSRLTISGYTDAARHFAAWVNSTSTPIQMVDADLLRRFADHRCECPGGRRWSRISPKYFRRAKRFYTFLQDIAVAPAPASLPLAPVHPLLDDYQRWLRIHRGLSERTIARHRRLLTNLLPTLGEATRDYNAGLIRSVVREWRERTGPADLRTITSALRSYLRFLAAAGLCRPNLDHAISPVVQWRLSSLPRYLSANDVERVVASCDQFSNGRLRDRAILLLLARLGLRAGDVTALKLQDLDWATGMLQVSGKARRQVRLPLPQDVGDAVLAYIEQERPRVGEETVFLTMIAPYKPFAISSSISTIVARALQRAGITDAPSRGASLLRHSAATSMLRSGATLEAVGTVLRHRSLDMTAHYAKVDIAMLERIAQPWPGDLTC; the protein is encoded by the coding sequence ATGTGCGAGGAAGACCATTGTCGCTGGTTTCTTGATCCTGGTTCGCTGGCACCGTGGATCGACCGGTTTGGTGCAGAACTTGCTGACCGCCGCTATTCACGACTGACGATCTCAGGCTACACCGACGCAGCCCGGCACTTTGCTGCCTGGGTCAACAGCACATCGACGCCGATCCAGATGGTCGATGCCGATTTGCTTCGGCGTTTCGCCGACCATCGTTGCGAGTGCCCCGGCGGGCGGCGATGGTCGCGCATCTCGCCCAAGTATTTCCGGCGCGCCAAGCGCTTCTATACCTTCTTGCAGGATATTGCCGTTGCGCCGGCACCCGCCTCGCTGCCCTTGGCTCCGGTCCATCCCTTGCTTGATGACTATCAGCGATGGTTGCGCATTCATCGCGGCCTTTCGGAACGGACGATCGCTCGCCATCGTCGTCTCCTGACCAACCTGCTGCCGACGCTCGGCGAGGCGACCCGCGACTATAACGCAGGGCTGATCCGCAGCGTGGTACGGGAGTGGCGAGAGCGAACGGGTCCTGCGGACCTCAGAACGATAACCAGTGCGTTGCGTAGCTATTTGCGCTTCCTGGCCGCCGCCGGTCTCTGCCGGCCCAACCTTGATCATGCCATCTCGCCCGTTGTGCAATGGCGGCTTTCGTCGTTGCCGCGATATCTGTCGGCTAACGATGTCGAACGTGTCGTCGCTTCATGCGATCAGTTCTCCAACGGACGGCTCCGCGACCGGGCCATCCTGCTTCTTCTGGCGCGCCTGGGCCTTCGGGCTGGTGATGTCACCGCGCTGAAGCTTCAGGATCTCGATTGGGCAACCGGCATGCTGCAGGTGAGCGGCAAGGCCCGGCGCCAAGTGCGTTTGCCGCTTCCGCAGGACGTTGGCGATGCCGTTCTGGCCTATATCGAGCAGGAACGGCCTCGTGTCGGAGAGGAGACCGTTTTCCTAACGATGATTGCCCCATACAAGCCGTTCGCGATCTCAAGCTCTATCTCGACCATTGTCGCCCGTGCCCTGCAGCGGGCAGGGATTACGGATGCCCCTTCGAGGGGAGCGAGCCTGCTTCGTCATTCCGCTGCAACCTCCATGCTGCGGTCCGGTGCCACGCTCGAGGCGGTGGGCACGGTGTTGCGACACCGCTCACTCGATATGACCGCGCACTACGCGAAGGTGGATATCGCCATGCTTGAGCGGATCGCTCAGCCCTGGCCAGGAGATTTGACATGCTGA